Below is a genomic region from Trichocoleus sp..
AAAAAACTGATTGAGCAGAGTTCATCGAGTGGATGCCATTCAAGCATTAGAGAAAGCTAATAACTGTCACCCTAGACAATTCGCACTTTAGTATTCCCACGGTAAGGAAAGGTGTCTAATCAAACACAAACGTCGTAGAAATACATTCTGCTATCAATTCGCTGTCAATATAATAATCTAATTTAAGAACGAATCAGGATGAAACACTCTTTCATCTCTGTCTATTGATACCCACAAGTCTATCTTAGGAGGGTTGCCTGAATGAGTTGCAATTACTACTCAACTTTTCAAGCAGGCTTTTAAGATATCAAGACTGCAACCTCAACAGGGCTGGCTCCAACGACGATTCCCCTCCTAACCCCAACTTAAGGAAGAACAAATCTTCAAAGCTTCTCAGAATTAGGGGTTTAGGAAGCAAGACAAGAACTCAATTCACAACTTCATACCTTTAGTTCAGCAACTAATTCAATAACTCAATAACACTGAGAATTGGCTGTTAAATATTTCTTGTATTTTCTCAATCTAGTAAAAAGGGGAAATCTGGGTTTTTATTACAACCTTGGTACGCAGGTATGCATTTGATTACAGCGATCGTTAATTAAAAGAGAATTCTGATATCAAAAAGGGATTGCAACAAAAGCAAACTGCGATCGACTCCACTAACTCGATAGCTAACTTAGGTAATCCAACCGCGATTGGTGCTTTGCCTGCTGAAACTCAACTTCTAGTGGAAGCTAAACTTCCCGCCTTAGGTTTAGAGCAAATTCAGAACCTGCCCATTGATGGATGCCAATATTCTGTATCTCCGATCGCCTAAACCACTTTGCCCAAAGCAACTTGCAGCTTTGTAAACAAATATTACAATAATGCTGTCATAGCGTTGTACTGTCTTGACAGCCCTTGATTCAGCCGATTATTCTGACATTCATACCCGGGTATTAATCACCTTAGTTGTTATATGCAAGACAAGCACAAAGTTACGCTATACCTTCCTCCAGAACTGCATCGCCAACTCAAAATTCGTTCAGCAGTTGAACTAGAGCCGATGTCTGCGATCGCAGAGCGTGCACTTATCTTCTACCTGACGCATTCAGAAGTTGTGGATGAGGTGGAAGCAGCACATGGACAGGCTCACAAAATCTACAGCTGTCCAGAATGCACTAGCTCTTTGATCTTGCATGAAGGCGACATGATCTCCTTAAACGAGCAGCCTGGCGTACTTGAAGACGAACCTTCTGTCGGTCGAATCCAAGGCAGTTCATCTCCTGACCAACGAGGCGAAGGGGAACTCGTCCCTTGCTAAGTTTGGCATCCATGCTCAGTACAGCCTGCACTCAACATCCAGTCATCTGATGTTTGATCGGGCATCTGCCCAAGTCATCATCTGCACCGTCTCTAAATTAGGTCATGGTTATGAAAGAAGAGCTAAATACTCTAATTCAGGCTCAATATCCTCTGATCTACCTCGTGACTTCTGAGGAAGAGCGGGCAGAGAGTACGATTGCCGCGATCGCTCAAGCAAAACCACAGCGCCGAATCTTTCTCTGGACAGTCACCCATGGGATTGTAGAATTCGGTCAACCGCGCAACGTAACGCAGCACAATACCCTTGCTCCAGAAGCAGCGATCGAATGGGTGGTGCGGCAAAGAGAACCCGGAATTTTTGTCTTCAAAGACCTGCATCCCTTCATTGATTCTCCTGGCGTAACCCGCTGGTTGAGAGATGCAATTGCAAGCTTCAAAGACACCCAAAAGACAATCCTTTTGATGTCTCCAGTACAAACGATTCCGATTGAGCTAGAGAAAGAAGTTGTTGTCGTAGATTATCCATTACCGACAATGGATGAGCTAAATCAGGTTCTGACTCAGCAGCTTGATCAAATTCAGCGAGAGCGTGGTCGTTTAGGTCGTCCTGATGCAACGAGAATTAGCACTGAAGCTCGTGAAAAGCTTCTGAAAGCAGCCTTGGGGTTAACCCGCGATGAGGCAGAAAAAGTCTATCGTAAGGCTCATGTTATCTCTAGCAAACTGACGGAAACTGAAGTAAATATTGTACTTTCCGAGAAGAAGCAGCTAATCCGTCGCAACGGTATTCTAGAGTTCATTGAAGAAGATGAGACGATAGATGCAGTTGGCGGTTTAGAAGAATTGAAGCATTGGCTGCACCAGCGATCGAATGCTTTCACAGAACGGGCAAGAGAATATGGTCTTCCTCAACCCAAGGGGATGCTAATTCTAGGAGTTCCGGGATGTGGAAAGTCGTTGATTGCTAAAACAACTTCTCGCCTGTGGGGGCTGCCGTTGCTTCGTCTCGATATGGGACGAGTCTACGATGGCTCAATGGTAGGGCGCTCGGAAGCAAACCTGCGAAATGCACTCAAAACGGCTGAATCAATCTCTCCGGCAATCCTATTTATCGATGAGATTGACAAGGCATTTGCAGGCAGCACTGGGTCGGCTGACTCAGATGGTGGTACATCCAGCCGGATTTTCGGTTCTTTCCTCACCTGGATGCAAGAGAAATCTTCTCCCGTGTTTGTGATGGCAACCGCGAACCGAGTTGAACGGCTCCCTGGAGAGTTCTTACGGAAAGGTCGATTTGACGAAATCTTCTTCGTTGATCTGCCAAATTCCGAGGAACGGAAAGAGATTTTTAAGATTCACTTGCAAAAGCGCCGGAGCGACATCGGACGTTTCGACCTCGACCAGCTTGTGAATGTATGTGATGGTTTCTCTGGAGCGGAAATTGAGC
It encodes:
- a CDS encoding AAA family ATPase; its protein translation is MKEELNTLIQAQYPLIYLVTSEEERAESTIAAIAQAKPQRRIFLWTVTHGIVEFGQPRNVTQHNTLAPEAAIEWVVRQREPGIFVFKDLHPFIDSPGVTRWLRDAIASFKDTQKTILLMSPVQTIPIELEKEVVVVDYPLPTMDELNQVLTQQLDQIQRERGRLGRPDATRISTEAREKLLKAALGLTRDEAEKVYRKAHVISSKLTETEVNIVLSEKKQLIRRNGILEFIEEDETIDAVGGLEELKHWLHQRSNAFTERAREYGLPQPKGMLILGVPGCGKSLIAKTTSRLWGLPLLRLDMGRVYDGSMVGRSEANLRNALKTAESISPAILFIDEIDKAFAGSTGSADSDGGTSSRIFGSFLTWMQEKSSPVFVMATANRVERLPGEFLRKGRFDEIFFVDLPNSEERKEIFKIHLQKRRSDIGRFDLDQLVNVCDGFSGAEIEQALVAAMYEAFAQDREFTQLDIIAAIKATLPLSKTMSEQVTALRDWARQRARPAAASIAEYQRLEF